GTGCGGCTATTGGTGCCAGTGGTGCCAGAAGTGGCAATCACATTGGCACCTTTGGAAGTGATAATCGCCATCGAGGTACCGCCAGTGCCTACAATGGGGATTTTCTTTTCTATCGCCGCCAAGATAGCGTCTTTATTACTGCGTTCGGGGTCTGCACTCATGATAATGATGCCATCAATATCACCAGCTCGGATTTGTGCCGCAATGGCCGCATCCGATGATTTTACCGCGTCATTCACCTCAGAGAGTTTCCCCTGGAAGCTAATCCGTGGTTTATCCCCTTCCTCCGCGGTTATTGAATAAACAGCAGCGGCGGTGGTCGGCTTTGCCACATCCATCGATTCTTCCGCAGCAATAAATTGCACCGCACTGACACCTAACCCAGCGGAGTGGAGTTGGGTATAGATTTCTTGTAGAAGTCTTTCGGGGTAGGCACCACCGAGATTGAACAGATTTCCCCCGCTGCTTCCGAGTATTGCTACATTTTTCATGTCGGGCCTCAAAAGATAAGAAATGTTAGAAAGTGTTATTATGTTTTTAACTGCAATTCACCATCACAGAAATAACAATTCAAAGCAACATTAAACAACATAAAACCATCCATTAACCCCACTAACATGATAGTGATTAATGCTGGTAATTTAATTAAATAATCATAAAGTTAAACTAATATTCCTTTAAACTAAGATACTGAGTGATTAAATTTTGCAAATTGGTATTTTGTTGTTTTTGTTTGTTTTGTTGTTTTCGTGATGAAGTTCAAACTATTGCCATTGGCTATTTCTGGCGAGAAAAGAAACGTGAGGAAAACGATGGGTGCGGATCGGATCTTCTCCGCACCGGATTATGCCAAGGGAGCGCTGAATATCGAGATGGGTCTGCGTTTTACCGATGAAACCCACGCGATTCAAGCCGCCATCGCCGGGCAAGGTGTGGCCATTGTCAGCAGTTTGCTGGCGAAAGATTTTATCGATAAACAGATCTTTACCGCCCCGTTTAACATGGCACTACCGGGTGGGAAATATTTCTTCGTCACCACGCAGGAAAAAGCGCAACAGGAAGATGTGCGAGAGTTAAAATTGTCGATCGAGGAGAGTATCGCGGGTTGCTAAATAGCGCTATGCCATCACGTTTTTAGGCAAGCGTGATCAGTCGGCCTGTTCCTGCTCATGTAAGCATGCAGGAACAGGCCGCAAGAATAATCGCGGTTACGCGTTTATCGCTTTCTTTGAATCCAGAGCGCTGTGAATAGCGGCTTCTAATTCATTGACTTCAAATTTTGCCACATAAGCATCTGCCCCTACCTTGCGGACATGGTCTTCATTGGCACTACCCGATAATGACGAATGGATTATCACCGGAATATTTTTCAAAAACTCATCGCGTTTTATATTCAGCGTCAAGGTAAAACCGTCCATCTCCGGCATTTCTAAATCGGTTAAGACAAAGGCGATTTTATCCGAGATAGGTACCCCTTCGGCTCGTGCCTCATCGGCCATTTTCTTGATCTTATTCCACGCTTCCAGACCAGTGATATGCATCACGGCAGGGATATTCATCATATTCAGGCCCTGTTCAAGCATCGAACGCGCCACCTTAGAATCCTCAGCCACAATCGCGACTGAACCTGGCTTAAGTTGAAATGCCTTGGTTTTCTCAGTGTCGATTTGAACATTGCGATTCGCGGGAATAATGTCATATAGAATCTGTTCGACATCCAGTACCAGCGCCAGTCGGTTGCTCGCAGAGTCGTTATCCAAACGCGCGATACTGGTAATATTGCGGCTTTTAACACCTGCGTCGGCGGCCAGTACCTGGCTCCATTCAAGGCGCACGATATCGTCAACGGACTCCACGGCGAAAGCCTGTGTACTCCGCGCGTACTCAGTCACCAGCAGGATATTTAATCCGGTTTTTGGCACGCAACCGACGATAGACGGGAGATCAATCACTGGGATGATTTCTCCGCGAATATTCGCGATACCCATCATTGGCGATGCCATACCCGCTGCTTTGGTCAACGTAGGCATAGGTACAATTTCACGCAATTTGAACACGTTGATGCCGAATAATTCGGATTTCTCTTCTTCTTCTTGAGATACCCCCAGTCGGAACAGCAAAAGTTCAAATCGGTTTGATGAGGTGAGATTTGTTCTCTCTTCAATCTCTTTTTGAAAATTATCCATACTTTCCCCAATGCAAATAATTGTTGATGTGCAGTAACAAGGCGATATCAGCCATTCGGAAAATAAGGAATAACATTCTGCTCAGCGGCAACTAATGCTTCACCCTTTCATTCGGGAACAGGAAAGTACAGTACGCACGGTGCCCTCTCGTCCCACGCCTGTCCATTGCCTTTTCTCATTCTCACCATGGTGGAACTTATAGTGTTATCGGCACGCGGGAGAAAATGCTTAATAATTCGACTTAAGATAAAAGTGCGTTACCGAGCGCTGCCTGGCATCGCTATTGCACATCATTTACCGGCCACCTCCGGCCACTAAAAAACGATAATAGTCGCCGTGCCTTGGCCCGCAAGCGGGCGCAGATGAACCTTAGTGGTCAGGCTGTGGGCCGATAACGCCATAGCCAGCGGCCAGAGGACATTCGCCGATAAAACAGCACGCCGCGCACTATCCAGTCGAGGAACATGCCCATCCACACGCCAATAACGCCAAATCCCAGCGTCACCCCCAAAATGTAACCGGCGATAATCCGGCAACCCCACATCCCGGCCAGTGCCACCCACATGGTGTAACTGGCATCCTTCGCCCCTTTTAGGCCGGACGGTAACACCCAAGAGGCGGCCCAAATCGGCATAAATAGTGCATTTATCCAGATGAGATGCTTAACAACAGTAATGACACCCGGCTCGTTGGTATACAACGAAGCCAGAAAACCTGCGCTGGGGATCGATAACAGCGCGATAAAACACACTCCAACCGTCGATAACCAGAAGATATGCTTGAGTTGGCGGATCGGTTGTAAAATCTGCCCTTTCCCTAACCGCGTACCAATAATAATCGTCGAGGTATAGCCCAATGCATTGCCCGGCAAGTTAATCAGCCCGACAATTGA
The sequence above is drawn from the Yersinia intermedia genome and encodes:
- a CDS encoding chemotaxis protein encodes the protein MDNFQKEIEERTNLTSSNRFELLLFRLGVSQEEEEKSELFGINVFKLREIVPMPTLTKAAGMASPMMGIANIRGEIIPVIDLPSIVGCVPKTGLNILLVTEYARSTQAFAVESVDDIVRLEWSQVLAADAGVKSRNITSIARLDNDSASNRLALVLDVEQILYDIIPANRNVQIDTEKTKAFQLKPGSVAIVAEDSKVARSMLEQGLNMMNIPAVMHITGLEAWNKIKKMADEARAEGVPISDKIAFVLTDLEMPEMDGFTLTLNIKRDEFLKNIPVIIHSSLSGSANEDHVRKVGADAYVAKFEVNELEAAIHSALDSKKAINA